One part of the Chryseobacterium mulctrae genome encodes these proteins:
- a CDS encoding helix-turn-helix domain-containing protein, which translates to MEQKIHQGRNVKRFREMLGIKQEALALDLGDDWNQKKISLLEQKEIIEDALLKKISEVLKIPVEAIQNFDEEQAVNIISNTFGEHAFSNSFNYGTINFHPIEKLVSLHEEKIALYERMLKEKDEMMDRLEKLINK; encoded by the coding sequence ATGGAACAGAAAATACATCAGGGAAGAAATGTAAAACGATTTAGAGAGATGCTAGGTATCAAACAGGAAGCTTTAGCTCTTGACTTAGGTGATGATTGGAATCAGAAGAAAATTTCTTTGCTTGAACAAAAAGAAATAATCGAAGATGCTTTGCTGAAAAAGATTTCTGAAGTATTGAAAATTCCGGTAGAAGCTATTCAAAACTTTGATGAAGAACAAGCTGTTAATATTATTTCTAATACTTTTGGAGAGCACGCTTTTAGTAATTCTTTCAATTATGGAACTATCAATTTTCATCCGATTGAAAAATTAGTTTCACTGCACGAGGAAAAGATTGCCCTTTATGAAAGAATGCTGAAAGAAAAAGATGAAATGATGGATAGGCTTGAAAAGCTAATCAATAAATAA
- a CDS encoding BT4734/BF3469 family protein, which yields MENIIVSYQDNFWGKISHRKLLDVLEEIKSEQHKIITDHLRHHYLSEDGLYGIKKKKLPVATFCANFNDSSRTKENLNNYNSLMIIDIDDIGLENVKNVFEQLSSDIYLFALWLSPSGNGIKGLIQISFEENINSNEIDIWHYSAFSKISSYFKEKYQIDLDQSGKDFTRLCFISKDENIVIKNDEITEKFLIKKDAKLELQTTTVAQIRSVKGIVSAKEMKNILNNPLNRNSPTKKKEIQNIIKFLNKNKKSITYEYDNWLRVALAISSSFTYDLGIIFFIELSKMDESKFNETNCTNMLKECYINNKKMIKFNTVIHLAVQKGFIYKKDFGLESN from the coding sequence ATGGAAAATATTATTGTTTCTTATCAAGATAATTTTTGGGGTAAAATATCTCACCGAAAATTATTAGATGTTTTAGAGGAGATAAAAAGTGAACAACATAAAATCATTACAGATCATTTAAGACATCATTATCTAAGTGAAGATGGTCTTTATGGAATAAAAAAGAAGAAATTACCTGTAGCTACTTTTTGTGCAAATTTCAATGATTCCTCTAGAACAAAAGAAAATCTCAATAATTATAATTCATTAATGATTATCGATATAGATGATATTGGATTAGAAAATGTAAAGAATGTTTTTGAGCAATTATCTTCAGATATTTATTTGTTCGCTTTATGGTTATCACCTTCAGGTAACGGTATAAAGGGGTTAATACAAATTAGTTTTGAGGAAAATATAAATTCAAACGAAATTGATATCTGGCATTACTCAGCATTTTCAAAAATCTCATCCTACTTTAAAGAAAAATATCAAATCGACTTAGATCAGAGCGGTAAAGATTTTACTCGACTTTGTTTTATTTCAAAAGATGAAAATATTGTTATTAAAAACGACGAAATCACAGAAAAATTCTTAATAAAGAAGGATGCAAAATTAGAACTACAAACTACAACTGTAGCTCAAATAAGATCTGTTAAAGGGATAGTGAGTGCGAAAGAAATGAAGAATATTCTTAATAATCCACTAAATAGAAATAGCCCAACCAAAAAGAAAGAAATTCAAAACATTATAAAATTCCTAAATAAAAATAAAAAATCAATTACCTACGAATACGATAACTGGTTACGAGTTGCTTTAGCTATTTCTAGCTCGTTTACTTATGATTTGGGGATCATTTTTTTTATTGAACTAAGTAAAATGGATGAATCAAAATTTAACGAAACTAACTGTACTAATATGTTGAAGGAATGTTATATCAATAATAAAAAAATGATTAAATTTAACACAGTAATACATTTGGCGGTACAAAAAGGATTTATATATAAAAAAGATTTTGGTTTGGAGAGTAACTAA
- a CDS encoding reverse transcriptase/maturase family protein → MLEDYCNREEILFRLCKARAKLARHRGKSHLDHIISADQNYNYHYNNQKSNRHKGNDIDLLCSIMPSRRKWINPTIKERYPKNDGQRINSVDHNTRALLKTIYHYRKTNPTEPFLLRLENFIDEIIESVNDKSFSLTSPQILSKLKKPNDKSCKICRPICVFPLKDKIIISIINKYLTKAFDNIFYNHSYAFRAKKDNAKFPPTHHSAIEYILEYKNKYKGKRLWVSECDISKFFDTVNHNIVKEKFRDVIKIHNKTNEVKIDNRAILIFNKYLQCYDFQKFVYALNDDKNYWIERKREGGSFEWVKDDLLKLNCYKNIKRNRIGIPQGGALSGLIANIVLHSIDMEMKADEDEKLCYVRFCDDMLLIHPNRKICNEKTDIYFNGLEKLKLISHPPKPVNEINKNFFWNDSKSKSPYKWSKFSNNSFDRIGFVGYEICYNGTLRVRKSSLIKEKRKIRDLTEHTLSILKNGKRKSDDMILESVSNKLIGMSVGRVTMKNHKFSDNEMCWVNGFTLLRNNHNLRTQLRRLDYYRSKHLSRFKKKLAKIPEAKPRTSDESRKIGKHFFIKIGGISYADSEAIRLELQNTKILNTKFVLSKYRKELLIKNSNLLVLSGRYISYLPQIYNLLIENEKEDRYVPYYGKPFSYFYHVIDKKRSDS, encoded by the coding sequence ATGTTAGAAGACTATTGTAATAGAGAAGAAATTCTATTTCGCTTGTGTAAAGCAAGAGCAAAACTTGCAAGACATCGTGGTAAATCGCATCTTGATCATATCATTTCTGCTGACCAGAATTACAATTATCACTATAATAATCAAAAAAGTAATAGACATAAGGGAAATGACATTGATTTATTATGCTCAATAATGCCATCTCGCAGAAAATGGATTAATCCCACAATAAAGGAAAGGTATCCTAAAAATGATGGTCAACGCATAAATTCTGTAGATCATAATACCAGAGCTTTATTAAAGACTATTTATCATTACAGAAAAACTAACCCAACAGAACCCTTTTTACTTAGATTAGAAAATTTTATTGATGAGATAATTGAGTCAGTCAATGATAAAAGTTTTTCGCTTACATCGCCACAGATATTATCCAAGCTTAAAAAACCAAATGACAAAAGCTGTAAAATTTGTCGTCCAATTTGTGTTTTCCCACTAAAAGATAAAATTATAATTTCAATTATAAATAAATATTTGACAAAGGCATTTGATAATATTTTTTATAATCATTCCTACGCTTTTAGAGCAAAAAAAGACAACGCAAAATTTCCTCCAACCCATCATAGTGCCATAGAATATATTCTAGAATACAAAAACAAATATAAAGGAAAACGTTTGTGGGTATCTGAATGTGATATCAGTAAATTTTTTGACACAGTGAATCATAATATAGTTAAGGAAAAATTTAGAGATGTCATAAAAATACATAACAAAACCAATGAAGTAAAAATTGATAACCGGGCAATTTTAATATTCAACAAGTACTTACAATGTTATGATTTTCAAAAATTTGTATATGCCCTTAATGATGATAAGAATTATTGGATTGAAAGAAAGAGAGAGGGTGGAAGTTTTGAATGGGTAAAAGATGACTTACTTAAATTAAATTGTTATAAAAATATTAAGAGAAATCGCATTGGAATTCCACAGGGTGGTGCATTATCAGGTCTGATTGCAAACATTGTTCTGCATAGTATTGATATGGAAATGAAAGCTGATGAAGATGAAAAGCTATGTTATGTAAGGTTCTGTGATGATATGCTTTTAATTCATCCTAATAGAAAAATTTGTAATGAAAAAACTGATATTTATTTTAATGGCTTGGAAAAGCTAAAGTTAATTTCTCATCCTCCTAAACCTGTTAACGAAATAAATAAAAATTTTTTTTGGAATGATTCAAAAAGTAAATCGCCCTACAAATGGTCAAAATTTTCAAACAATTCTTTTGATCGAATTGGTTTTGTTGGTTACGAAATATGTTATAACGGGACTTTAAGGGTAAGAAAGAGTTCACTAATTAAAGAAAAACGTAAAATAAGAGATTTAACAGAACACACACTATCAATATTAAAAAATGGGAAAAGAAAATCAGACGATATGATTTTAGAGTCTGTTTCAAACAAACTCATAGGAATGTCCGTTGGAAGAGTGACTATGAAAAACCATAAATTCTCTGATAATGAAATGTGTTGGGTAAATGGATTTACATTACTGCGCAATAATCACAATTTACGAACACAGCTAAGGAGATTGGACTACTATAGGTCAAAACATTTATCTAGATTTAAAAAGAAACTTGCAAAGATTCCGGAAGCAAAACCAAGAACATCTGACGAATCAAGAAAAATCGGAAAACATTTTTTTATCAAAATAGGTGGAATATCCTATGCTGACTCAGAAGCTATCAGACTTGAACTTCAAAATACTAAAATCTTAAATACTAAATTTGTTTTATCTAAATACAGAAAAGAGCTGTTAATAAAAAATTCTAATCTTTTGGTTCTTTCAGGAAGATATATCTCATATTTACCACAGATTTATAATTTATTAATTGAAAATGAAAAAGAAGATCGATATGTACCCTACTATGGTAAGCCATTTAGTTACTTTTATCACGTTATAGATAAGAAACGTTCTGATTCATAA
- a CDS encoding GIY-YIG nuclease family protein, with the protein MIFNLEDNELYKNLILAEKLLFESPKIKFERTLIWRKQYFKNVPGIYAIFEGNDKIIYIGETGNLCKRMSDITRTVNHTFRKKIGKLKFGGIKSSEKYDSEIEVLLDKYFDEELHITFIEVNFGRLEIETYLIDKYQKQIINSVKKRKLFFNYDLISEVEKQTKK; encoded by the coding sequence ATGATTTTTAATCTTGAAGATAATGAGTTATATAAAAATTTAATTCTTGCAGAAAAATTATTATTTGAATCTCCTAAGATAAAGTTTGAAAGAACATTAATTTGGAGGAAACAATATTTTAAAAATGTTCCTGGCATATATGCAATCTTTGAAGGAAATGATAAAATAATATATATTGGAGAGACAGGTAATTTATGTAAGAGAATGTCTGATATAACTAGAACTGTGAATCATACTTTCAGAAAGAAGATTGGTAAATTAAAATTTGGAGGAATTAAATCAAGTGAAAAATATGATTCCGAAATAGAAGTATTGCTGGACAAATATTTTGATGAAGAATTACATATTACTTTTATCGAAGTTAATTTCGGGAGGCTAGAAATAGAAACATATCTAATTGATAAATATCAGAAACAAATCATTAACTCCGTAAAAAAGAGAAAATTATTCTTTAATTATGATTTAATTTCTGAAGTTGAGAAGCAAACTAAAAAATAG
- a CDS encoding immunity protein Imm33 domain-containing protein gives MDNKYVKEQKDICEKYSQDFFATSEELKVGISDNIKSGVMPINGLRHFPEGDSSGWYIWAGEYSDADDFFKPMHIFHLEEYYPELLKYLTLPAGNRFLFDNNGYEDVWFDEGLLVYDTQKS, from the coding sequence ATGGACAATAAATATGTCAAGGAGCAAAAAGATATTTGCGAAAAATATTCGCAAGATTTTTTTGCTACATCTGAAGAATTAAAAGTAGGGATTTCCGATAATATAAAAAGTGGTGTGATGCCCATAAATGGACTAAGACATTTTCCTGAAGGAGATTCTTCAGGATGGTATATTTGGGCTGGAGAATATTCAGATGCAGATGATTTTTTTAAGCCGATGCATATCTTTCATTTAGAAGAATACTATCCTGAACTTTTAAAATATTTGACACTTCCTGCCGGTAATCGTTTTTTATTTGATAATAATGGATACGAAGATGTTTGGTTTGATGAAGGTTTGCTAGTTTATGATACTCAAAAATCTTAA
- a CDS encoding RHS repeat-associated core domain-containing protein, which translates to MTVFSTYMDEVLKTRDSLTSQEAERRRKNIEASNPFKKYGFYPKIATLSKGKYLEAHDIDSIVSIGSVKFNRKTREITEFREIDLSDPDAQPYLDTAGRWFSPDPLSEEFSSWTPYNYAFNDPVNVIDPDGREGLGWGLKDNTWSWSASLTTDNYQQQGFSDYKDDGSVLSNATIQGQGGSAGAVYLGFNGQAQSIPAGTTTSMLQLSNFTRDAISASLTGAAAAINGLYDVWKIATFSPDPNMNLNPPSATTPVGKALEMAGSVSPLLGAESSGANKITEPVTNTLYKRPNNATTAAQRAAVQGEPCVTCGATGQKNVADHIKPLVQEHYQTGTINQTNMRSMNAIQPQCQTCSSQQGAAMSKYSKEMKKIINQRTNGQ; encoded by the coding sequence TTGACCGTCTTTTCCACATATATGGATGAAGTCTTAAAAACAAGGGATTCTTTAACATCACAAGAAGCCGAGCGAAGAAGAAAGAATATTGAAGCGTCCAATCCTTTTAAGAAATATGGCTTTTATCCAAAGATTGCCACTTTAAGCAAAGGAAAATATTTAGAAGCTCACGATATTGATAGTATTGTAAGTATTGGCTCTGTAAAATTTAACAGGAAAACTAGAGAGATTACTGAATTTAGAGAAATAGATTTGAGCGATCCTGACGCACAGCCTTATCTTGATACCGCAGGACGCTGGTTTTCTCCTGACCCTTTGAGCGAAGAGTTTTCTAGTTGGACACCATATAATTATGCTTTTAATGATCCAGTAAATGTTATTGATCCAGATGGTAGAGAAGGTTTAGGATGGGGATTAAAAGACAATACTTGGAGTTGGAGTGCAAGTTTAACAACCGACAATTATCAACAACAAGGATTCTCCGACTATAAAGATGATGGGTCTGTACTCAGTAATGCTACGATACAAGGACAGGGAGGTAGTGCAGGTGCTGTTTACTTAGGATTTAATGGGCAAGCACAATCTATACCTGCAGGTACAACTACTTCAATGCTTCAATTGTCTAATTTTACCAGAGATGCTATCTCTGCAAGTTTGACGGGAGCTGCTGCTGCAATTAATGGGCTATATGATGTTTGGAAAATTGCGACATTTAGTCCAGACCCAAATATGAATTTGAATCCTCCAAGCGCAACAACGCCTGTTGGAAAAGCTCTTGAAATGGCGGGAAGTGTTTCTCCTTTATTGGGCGCAGAATCAAGTGGTGCGAATAAAATTACTGAACCTGTTACAAACACTTTGTACAAAAGACCTAACAACGCCACTACAGCAGCACAAAGAGCGGCGGTTCAAGGTGAGCCTTGCGTGACTTGTGGAGCTACTGGACAAAAAAATGTCGCAGACCATATAAAACCTTTAGTCCAAGAACATTATCAAACTGGTACGATTAATCAGACTAATATGAGGTCAATGAACGCTATTCAACCTCAATGTCAAACTTGTTCATCTCAACAAGGAGCCGCAATGAGTAAATACTCAAAAGAAATGAAAAAAATAATAAATCAAAGAACAAATGGACAATAA